A single window of Deltaproteobacteria bacterium DNA harbors:
- a CDS encoding molybdopterin biosynthesis protein → MKRRIYLRMWTCEEALKTFLERVKPFQYGKKEVVPVKEALGRVTAEPIFARLSSPHYHSAAMDGIALQAQVTFGAAEDRPKRLKVGEEAFFVDTGEPLPPGTDAVVMIEEIQQIDAQTVEIMQAVHPWQNVRTVGEDLVASELILPQGHRLTPYDMGALLAGGVLEVAVKRRPQVVVIPTGAEVVSPEEALPRGPREGEVVDFNSTILAGLVEEAGAEFIPHPIVRDDPQEIKEAILSAYRGGHDVILINAGSSAGSEDYTASIVEELGEVLVHGVTIMPGKPTLLGVVNERPIVGVPGYSVSAVLSFELFVQPLLAAMLGLAAPKRKKVTVLPTRRLPSKLGAEEFVRVRLGKVGERVVATPLPRGAGVITSLTRANAIIRIPRLIEGVEEGQQVEAELLWGKEEIENTVVIIGSHDLALDLLASWVRKKDPSLHLSSSHVGSLGGIIALEKGYAHMAGSHLLDPATGEYNISYIRRYLSGVRVRLIHLAYRQQGFILPSGNPKGIRGLSDLVRDDVRFINRQRGSGTRVLLDYLLEREGIDPVRINGYEEEEFTHLGVAVAVSSGRADVGLGIYGAAKALGLDFVSLERERYDLIIPQGLFDDPKVQMVIKVLRSEGFRAQIEGLGGYNTSRMGEEIAV, encoded by the coding sequence ATGAAGAGACGCATCTATCTGCGGATGTGGACATGCGAGGAGGCCTTAAAGACCTTTTTGGAGAGGGTCAAGCCCTTCCAATATGGTAAAAAGGAGGTCGTCCCCGTAAAGGAGGCATTGGGAAGGGTCACCGCTGAGCCCATCTTCGCCCGCCTCTCCTCTCCGCATTATCACAGTGCAGCCATGGATGGGATTGCGCTGCAGGCCCAGGTTACCTTTGGGGCAGCGGAGGATCGGCCCAAGAGGTTAAAGGTGGGTGAAGAGGCCTTTTTCGTAGATACAGGAGAACCACTGCCCCCAGGGACCGATGCTGTGGTCATGATTGAAGAGATCCAGCAGATAGATGCGCAGACGGTGGAGATCATGCAGGCCGTCCATCCCTGGCAGAACGTGCGCACGGTGGGTGAAGACCTGGTCGCCAGCGAGCTCATCCTCCCTCAGGGTCATCGCCTCACCCCCTACGATATGGGGGCATTGCTGGCCGGGGGGGTCTTAGAGGTCGCGGTCAAGAGGAGGCCCCAGGTGGTGGTGATCCCCACCGGGGCTGAGGTGGTTTCCCCTGAGGAGGCCCTGCCGAGGGGGCCCAGAGAGGGGGAGGTAGTGGACTTTAACTCGACCATCTTGGCAGGTCTGGTCGAGGAAGCCGGGGCAGAATTTATCCCCCACCCCATTGTCCGTGATGACCCCCAGGAGATAAAGGAGGCCATACTCTCCGCCTACCGAGGAGGGCACGACGTCATCTTGATCAATGCGGGATCGTCCGCTGGTTCCGAGGACTACACCGCCTCCATCGTCGAGGAGTTGGGGGAGGTGTTGGTCCATGGTGTCACCATCATGCCGGGCAAGCCCACCCTCTTAGGGGTAGTAAACGAGAGGCCCATCGTCGGGGTGCCCGGCTATTCAGTCTCCGCGGTGCTCTCCTTTGAGCTCTTTGTCCAACCCCTTCTGGCCGCCATGCTGGGCCTAGCAGCGCCAAAGAGGAAGAAGGTGACGGTATTGCCCACCAGGAGGCTCCCCTCCAAGCTAGGTGCCGAGGAGTTTGTGCGGGTGAGGCTGGGTAAGGTAGGAGAAAGGGTAGTGGCTACCCCTCTGCCCCGCGGGGCAGGGGTGATCACCTCCCTCACCAGGGCCAATGCCATCATCCGCATTCCCCGCCTGATTGAGGGGGTCGAAGAGGGGCAGCAGGTGGAGGCAGAACTCTTGTGGGGCAAGGAGGAGATAGAGAACACCGTGGTGATCATTGGTAGCCATGACCTCGCACTCGATCTATTGGCCAGTTGGGTCAGGAAAAAGGACCCTTCCCTTCACCTCTCCTCCAGCCATGTGGGGAGCCTCGGAGGGATCATCGCCCTGGAAAAGGGATATGCCCATATGGCCGGGTCCCACCTCTTGGACCCGGCCACCGGAGAGTACAATATTTCCTATATCCGCAGGTATCTCTCCGGGGTAAGGGTGAGGCTTATCCACCTTGCCTATCGCCAGCAAGGTTTCATCCTCCCTTCTGGGAACCCCAAAGGGATCAGGGGCCTGTCTGATCTTGTGCGGGATGATGTCCGTTTCATCAACCGTCAGCGGGGCTCCGGCACCCGGGTGTTGCTCGATTACCTCTTGGAGAGGGAGGGGATAGATCCCGTTCGGATCAATGGCTATGAGGAAGAGGAGTTTACGCATCTCGGTGTGGCGGTGGCAGTAAGCAGTGGCCGGGCTGACGTAGGGTTGGGGATCTATGGGGCAGCCAAGGCCCTGGGTCTCGACTTCGTGTCCTTGGAGAGGGAGAGATATGATCTCATCATACCCCAAGGGCTCTTCGACGATCCCAAGGTCCAGATGGTCATCAAGGTCCTGCGCTCAGAGGGATTTCGGGCACAGATCGAGGGACTAGGGGGCTATAACACCTCAAGAATGGGAGAGGAGATAGCGGTATGA
- a CDS encoding MogA/MoaB family molybdenum cofactor biosynthesis protein has protein sequence MMRVGVITISDRGYRGERVDTSGEIIREMVQGLDAEVVFSTVVPDEKEEIKEVLLQGADEMGLDLILTTGGTGVSPRDVTPEVTLEVIEREVPGFAEAMRMEGLKKTPHAMISRAVCGVRGRTLIVNLPGSPKAVKEGLEVILPALPHTIAKIQGDPSECGE, from the coding sequence ATGATGAGGGTAGGGGTGATCACCATCAGTGATAGGGGGTACCGTGGTGAGCGGGTCGATACCAGTGGAGAAATCATCCGGGAGATGGTGCAGGGGTTGGATGCTGAGGTAGTCTTCAGCACGGTGGTCCCGGATGAGAAGGAGGAGATAAAGGAGGTCCTTTTGCAGGGGGCGGATGAGATGGGTCTTGACCTCATCTTGACCACTGGGGGGACCGGGGTCAGCCCCCGCGATGTCACTCCTGAGGTCACCTTGGAGGTGATCGAGAGGGAGGTACCTGGCTTTGCCGAGGCCATGAGGATGGAGGGTTTGAAGAAGACCCCCCATGCCATGATCTCCCGCGCCGTATGTGGCGTGCGAGGACGAACCCTCATCGTCAACCTCCCAGGCAGCCCCAAGGCGGTGAAGGAGGGATTGGAGGTGATCCTGCCGGCCCTACCCCACACCATCGCCAAGATCCAGGGCGACCCCAGCGAGTGCGGAGAGTAG